In the Ipomoea triloba cultivar NCNSP0323 chromosome 6, ASM357664v1 genome, one interval contains:
- the LOC116022689 gene encoding 5'-nucleotidase domain-containing protein 4-like isoform X2, whose protein sequence is MGGMGMDGNKIQIERESASDAGQLSTWASPGGCKIDIGKQIFCNRSLNMKSIVAVGFDMDYTLAQYKPETFESLAYEGTIKKLVNDLGYPQELLQWSFDPSYMVRGLVLDKKRGNILKMDRHKYVKVAYHGFKEMSKEDKVATYGNTLIRDSFDEPDYALIDTLFSLAEAYLFAQLVDFRDKNPGKIPEEADYSRMYKDVRAAVDLCHRDGTLKQVVAQDPKRYITEDISIVPMLKMLRESGRATFLVTNSLWDYTNVVMKFLCGPKASDGCSTLNFEWLQYFDVVITGSAKPGFFHDEIRANLFEVEPQTGMLINTDNGSPMPEVGGTTVRLPIKSFQEGCRVFQGGNVGHLHRLLSIESSSQVLYVGDHIYGDILRSKKVLGWRTMLVVPELEKEVELLLKHRESRKELQSLRSQRDHIEDELHHLKWSLKSQGGSDAGRTSTELCELQSKREQVRLKHQEAQRECHQKFHEVWGQLMKTGYQNSRFAHQVERFACLYTSQVSNLSLYSPDKYYRPSEDFMPHEFDILSV, encoded by the exons ATGGGTGGTATGGGCATGGACGGCAATAAAATACAGATTGAGAGAGAAAGTGCTTCTGATGCTGGTCAGCTAAGCACATGGGCATCTCCAGGAGGGTGCAAAATTGACATAGGAAAACAGATATTCTGCAATAGATCTTTGAACATGAAAAGTATAGTTGCTGTTGGGTTTGACATGGATTACACATTGGCACAGTACAAACCTGAGACATTTGAATCTCTTGCATATGAAGGCACCATAAAAAAACTGGTTAATGATTTGGGTTATCCTCAAGAG ctgtTGCAATGGTCCTTTGACCCGAGCTACATGGTCAGAGGATTAGTTCTTGACAAGAAGAGAGGAAACATATTGAAG ATGGACAGACACAAATATGTCAAAGTTGCTTATCATGGATTTAAGGAAATGTCAAAAGAGGACAAAGTTGCAACTTATGGAAATACTTTGATACGAGATTCATTTGATGAACCTGACTATGCCCTTATTGATACTCTTTTCTCCCTGGCCGAAGCATACTTGTTTGCTCAACTAGTGGACTTCAGGGACAAAAATCCTGGAAAAATCCCTGAAGAGGCAGA CTATTCTCGTATGTACAAGGATGTTCGAGCAGCAGTAGATTTGTGTCACCGTGATGGGACCTTGAAGCAGGTTGTTGCCCAGGATCCTAAGAG ATATATCACAGAGGATATCTCAATTGTTCCCATGCTCAAAATGCTGAGAGAATCTGGCCGTGCTACTTTTTTGGTTACCAACAG TCTGTGGGACTACACAAATGTTGTAATGAAATTTCTCTGTGGGCCCAAGGCATCAGATGGTTGTTCTACTCTCAACTTTGAATGGCTTCAATACTTTGATGTTGTCATCACTGGCAG TGCAAAACCAGGTTTTTTCCATGATGAAATTCGTGCTAATCTTTTTGAGGTAGAACCTCAGACTGGAATGCTGATAAATACTGATAATGGCTCACCTATGCCTGAG GTAGGGGGCACTACCGTAAGATTGCCTATAAAGAGCTTCCAGGAAGGATGCAGAGTTTTCCAG GGAGGGAATGTTGGCCATTTGCATAGATTGCTCAGCATTGAATCTAGTTCACAG GTTCTTTATGTTGGAGATCACATTTATGGAGATATTTTGCGCAGTAAAAAAGTTTTAG GTTGGAGAACGATGCTTGTTGTTCCAGAGCTTGAAAAGGAGGTTGAACTTCTTTTGAAACATAGGGAGTCACGGAAG GAACTTCAGTCTCTGAGGAGTCAGCGCGATCACATAGAAGATGAATTACATCATCTAAAGTGGTCTCTCAA GTCTCAAGGTGGAAGTGATGCAGGAAGGACATCTACTGAGCTTTGTGAACTACAG TCTAAGAGAGAGCAGGTCAGGCTTAAGCATCAGGAGGCACAACGAGAATGTCATCAGAAG TTCCATGAAGTATGGGGACAACTAATGAAGACTGGCTATCAGAATTCTCGCTTTGCACATCAG GTTGAAAGGTTCGCATGTCTGTACACCAGCCAGGTTTCAAATTTGAGCCTTTATTCTCCGGACAAATACTATAGACCAAGTGAAGATTTTATGCCCCATGAGTTTGATATCCTCTCTGTGTAA
- the LOC116022689 gene encoding 5'-nucleotidase domain-containing protein 4-like isoform X1: MRIPKRSVTFCLSVFYPPPDFISSLSRNLRFHSHQFASRGNSIRSLGSSKLHTSAMGGMGMDGNKIQIERESASDAGQLSTWASPGGCKIDIGKQIFCNRSLNMKSIVAVGFDMDYTLAQYKPETFESLAYEGTIKKLVNDLGYPQELLQWSFDPSYMVRGLVLDKKRGNILKMDRHKYVKVAYHGFKEMSKEDKVATYGNTLIRDSFDEPDYALIDTLFSLAEAYLFAQLVDFRDKNPGKIPEEADYSRMYKDVRAAVDLCHRDGTLKQVVAQDPKRYITEDISIVPMLKMLRESGRATFLVTNSLWDYTNVVMKFLCGPKASDGCSTLNFEWLQYFDVVITGSAKPGFFHDEIRANLFEVEPQTGMLINTDNGSPMPEVGGTTVRLPIKSFQEGCRVFQGGNVGHLHRLLSIESSSQVLYVGDHIYGDILRSKKVLGWRTMLVVPELEKEVELLLKHRESRKELQSLRSQRDHIEDELHHLKWSLKSQGGSDAGRTSTELCELQSKREQVRLKHQEAQRECHQKFHEVWGQLMKTGYQNSRFAHQVERFACLYTSQVSNLSLYSPDKYYRPSEDFMPHEFDILSV, encoded by the exons ATGCGAATTCCGAAGCGTTCAGTTACGTTTTGCCTCTCCGTGTTCTATCCTCCTCCCGACTTTATATCTTCTCTTTCTCGGAACCTCCGCTTTCACTCCCACCAGTTCGCTAGCAGAGGCAACTCCATTCGTTCTCTAG GCAGTAGTAAGCTGCATACAAGTGCAATGGGTGGTATGGGCATGGACGGCAATAAAATACAGATTGAGAGAGAAAGTGCTTCTGATGCTGGTCAGCTAAGCACATGGGCATCTCCAGGAGGGTGCAAAATTGACATAGGAAAACAGATATTCTGCAATAGATCTTTGAACATGAAAAGTATAGTTGCTGTTGGGTTTGACATGGATTACACATTGGCACAGTACAAACCTGAGACATTTGAATCTCTTGCATATGAAGGCACCATAAAAAAACTGGTTAATGATTTGGGTTATCCTCAAGAG ctgtTGCAATGGTCCTTTGACCCGAGCTACATGGTCAGAGGATTAGTTCTTGACAAGAAGAGAGGAAACATATTGAAG ATGGACAGACACAAATATGTCAAAGTTGCTTATCATGGATTTAAGGAAATGTCAAAAGAGGACAAAGTTGCAACTTATGGAAATACTTTGATACGAGATTCATTTGATGAACCTGACTATGCCCTTATTGATACTCTTTTCTCCCTGGCCGAAGCATACTTGTTTGCTCAACTAGTGGACTTCAGGGACAAAAATCCTGGAAAAATCCCTGAAGAGGCAGA CTATTCTCGTATGTACAAGGATGTTCGAGCAGCAGTAGATTTGTGTCACCGTGATGGGACCTTGAAGCAGGTTGTTGCCCAGGATCCTAAGAG ATATATCACAGAGGATATCTCAATTGTTCCCATGCTCAAAATGCTGAGAGAATCTGGCCGTGCTACTTTTTTGGTTACCAACAG TCTGTGGGACTACACAAATGTTGTAATGAAATTTCTCTGTGGGCCCAAGGCATCAGATGGTTGTTCTACTCTCAACTTTGAATGGCTTCAATACTTTGATGTTGTCATCACTGGCAG TGCAAAACCAGGTTTTTTCCATGATGAAATTCGTGCTAATCTTTTTGAGGTAGAACCTCAGACTGGAATGCTGATAAATACTGATAATGGCTCACCTATGCCTGAG GTAGGGGGCACTACCGTAAGATTGCCTATAAAGAGCTTCCAGGAAGGATGCAGAGTTTTCCAG GGAGGGAATGTTGGCCATTTGCATAGATTGCTCAGCATTGAATCTAGTTCACAG GTTCTTTATGTTGGAGATCACATTTATGGAGATATTTTGCGCAGTAAAAAAGTTTTAG GTTGGAGAACGATGCTTGTTGTTCCAGAGCTTGAAAAGGAGGTTGAACTTCTTTTGAAACATAGGGAGTCACGGAAG GAACTTCAGTCTCTGAGGAGTCAGCGCGATCACATAGAAGATGAATTACATCATCTAAAGTGGTCTCTCAA GTCTCAAGGTGGAAGTGATGCAGGAAGGACATCTACTGAGCTTTGTGAACTACAG TCTAAGAGAGAGCAGGTCAGGCTTAAGCATCAGGAGGCACAACGAGAATGTCATCAGAAG TTCCATGAAGTATGGGGACAACTAATGAAGACTGGCTATCAGAATTCTCGCTTTGCACATCAG GTTGAAAGGTTCGCATGTCTGTACACCAGCCAGGTTTCAAATTTGAGCCTTTATTCTCCGGACAAATACTATAGACCAAGTGAAGATTTTATGCCCCATGAGTTTGATATCCTCTCTGTGTAA